A stretch of DNA from Endozoicomonas sp. 8E:
TCTCTGTCAGCAATAGATGAAATTGACAGTAAAAAAGTGGAGAGCATTCGGCGCGCCATTAAAAAAGGTGAGATGCCGGTCGATTATCAAGTGCTTGCCAATAAAATTCTGGAGCTTTCCGATGACTTTGATGACCACAGAAAAGAATGACAATAAAAGTGGTACTTACAGCGTTTCTGCCGAAAAAAAACTGCTGGATAATATTCGTGATGCACTGGCTTTAACCCGCAAGCTTGAAGCTGTTCTGAGCAAGGCCCATAACCTGATGCTGGAAAGGAATATTGCAGCTCTGGAAACTCATCTGGAAACTCAGGTCAAACTGTTGGACATGCTGCATCTGAATGCTTCTCTGCGAGAGCACTATCTGAAAGAAGCGGGGCTGTCACCAGACCCGGCAGGTATACGAACTTTTCTGCAAATTATATCTTCTACCCCCAAGTCTGAAACCACACTGAAACAATGGCAGCAACTGGAAATCACAGCAGGTCGCTGCCGCAGTTTGAATCAGGCAAACGGCAAACTGCTGAGTCGTTTGGCTGCCAGCACTAACCAGATTATTGATGTGGTTTTTTCCAGTCAGGAACCTGCGCCCTATAACCAACAGGGTATCTGCGAAAGAAAGCTGGGCTGATCAGCATGTTGTTTTCTGATGATTTGCGGCGATTTCAGAAACTGTTGATTTTTGGCCTCGCGATTTTTGGCTTCTCCTTGCTGCTGCTTTCCCGATCATCAGCCAACTCAGTCAGAGAATTCCCCCAGGAACTCAGTCTCCATAAGTGGGAGTTGACCACTTCCCGTTTCGAGTGTCGCATGAACAGCAAAGTGACGGGGCTGGGGAGTATCGTTTTGAATGCGGCTGCCGGAGGCGTGCATTATATAACCCTAGAACCGGATTTTTTCATTAAAGAAGCCCGGCATATTCGTGTTGGGGTTCAGCAATCACCCTGGCGTCACAGTCATTATCTGAACGCTCTCGGCGGTGTGGAAGCAGGGCCGGATAAACAGTTTGAAATGAGAATCAATGTTGCCCGCGTTGTGGAAGATATGCAGCAGGGTCATCAGCTGGTTATTGAGATTGAGAGGGAAGCAGTTAAACCTGTTCATATTAAAATACCCGCTATGAATTTCCAAAAAACAGCAGCAACATTTTATAAATGTTATGGTGAATTGCTGGCTCTGAACTACCAACAGGCAAAAGAAACACTGTTCTATTATTCCTCTTCAGGATCTCGTATAAGCTCTGAGCAGTTATCACATCTTGATGACCTGGCCACCTATATTCTGGTGGATAAAAGTGTAACCAATGTCGCCATTGACGCTCACACAGATTCCCGGGGTGACAGGCTGGAAAACCTGCAACTGTCAAAAGTGCGTGCAAGCCGGATTTATAGATATTTACGAGCAAAAGGTATCCCCGAACAGCGTCTTACCATGCGCTTTCATGGTGACCGCTATCCTGTAGCCACCAATGCCACTGTTGCAGGAAGAAATAAAAACCGACGGGTAAAGATTACCCTGAGCCGCCGATAAATAATTCTGACAATAAATCGTCAACTACGAAAGAGCCTGCTCTCACCAAGCTCTTTTACAGAACAATATTTCACAGAACAATAGTGGATGGCGGCTCAATGGACATCAAAGGTCTTAACCCGGATTCCCTCAGTGTACTCCTGAAAAACCGACCTGCTCCGATTTTACCTTCCGCCATTGAATCTGAAGGCGTGACTACCAGTGGTTTTGGCAATCTGCTGCAACAGGCCATCGAAAAGGTTAATGATCTGCAACAACAGTCCAGCGGCATGATGCACAAGATTGAAACCGGGGAAAGTGATGACCTCATGGGCACCATGATTGCCATGCAGAAATCCAGTATTTCCTTTCAGGCATTGATGCAGGTCCGCAATAAGGCAGTAACTGCTTACGAAGACATCATGCGTATGCAGATTTAAGGTAGAAAAATACCATGGCAGAATCAGATACAAAGGCTGCCCCGGAGCCGGCACCAGAAGAAAAAGAAGTGAAGCCTGCATGGCGGGAAGCGCTGGACAGGGCCAACAGGGTGGTGAAAAAAAATCGCCGCTATCAGGTGGTGCTGATGGTGTTATTTGCGGTTTCTGTTGCCCTGATGTCGGTTTTCTGGCTCTGGTCACAATCTCCGGATTATCAGCCACTGTACGGCAATCAGGAACTCTATGATGTGGCCAGTGTGGTCAATGTGCTGGATCAAAATAATATTGCTTATAAAATTCACCCTGCTTCGGGTCAGGTCATGGTGGATGTCGGAAGACTCTCTGATGCCCGTATGCAGCTGGCTGTATCCGGAGTCCAGGCAAGAATGCCGGAAGGACTGGAAACTCTGGATGGGCAGGAGATCGGTACCAGCCAGTTTGTGGAAAATGTTCGTTACCGGCGCGGTCTCGAAGGCGAGCTGGCTCAGACCATTATCAGCTTGAAACCCGTCCGCAATGCCCGAATCCACCTGGCTCTGCCCAAACAGAGCAGCTTTATTCGCAAACAGGGAAAACCATCGGCCTCGGTGTTTGTCGATCTGTTTCCAGGGTATAGATTGAGCAATGAGCAGATTGAAGGCATCGTGAATCTGGTGGCTGCCAGTGTCGCTAATATGAATCGCAGCGATGTTTCTGTGATTGACCAGTCCGGCAAGCTGCTTTCTTCAGATGTATTACTGGGTAACAGCGTGCTCAGTGAAGCCAGTAAACAGTTGGACTTTAAGCGTCAGGTTGAGGCTCATTTCCAGCAGCGCATAAGTGCCCTGCTTGAGCCACTGGTGGGTGCTGCTAATTTCAGGGCTCAGGTCAGCGCCAATGTGGATTTCGAACAGGTCGTACAGACGGTTGAGCAATATGATCCCGGTGCTCCTGTGTTAAGAAGTGAGCAGGGAAGGGAAGTGGCAACCAGTGGGCTGGGAGCCAGAGGCATACCAGGTGCTCTCAGTAATCAGCCACCGAATGAAGAAGGGCAGGCTGAAGAAGAGCAAAGCAGTAATATCCAGTCAGAGTTTGTCCGCAATTATGAAGTGGACAAAGTGATCAGGCAGGTGGCTAATCATCAGGGCAGAGTACAGAAACTCAGCGTTGCCGTCGTTCTCAATGAGCAGCCCGATGAAGCTCTGGGTATTGGCGACTGGGATCAGGCAAGAATTGCCACGATTCAACAAATGATCATCGATGCAACAGGCATTGATCAGGCCCGTGGTGATCAGATCAGTATCCATACCGCACCCTTTGTGCCAGTCACTCATGTTGAGCCTGTCGGGCTGGCCTGGTGGCAACAGCCGCAGGTTCTCTACTTCGTCAAATATGGTTGCGGCACTTTGCTGGGTATTCTGGTGATTATGTTCCTTTTAAGACCCATGATGAAACAGATCACCCTCAAGATGAACGAGCCAGAAGTAATACCTCAAATAACTCAGGAAACTGAAACCCAGTTCGACGAAAAAGGCAGGAAAGTGATATTTGATGACACCTTTGATCTTTTGCCGCCTGAGTTGGCTGATTTTGAAACTCAGGTGACTCAGATGCGAGAGTTGTCGACCAAGGCACCTGCCAGGGTAGCACAGGTTATCAAGTTATGGATGAACAGCTATGAGTGAAAATCAAAGAACTCTGCCATCAAGGCCGCCGACTCCTAAAGACATAGCTATCCTGCTTCTCAGTTTGGGAGAAAAAGGAGCGGCGCAGGTATTCAAACACCTTAGCCAACGGGAAGTTCGACAGATCAGCACGACCATGGCGACCATCTCACCATTGAAAAGAGATCAGGTTCAGGAGGTGCTGGACCTGTTTTTCCACACCTATCGTTACGACAGTGCCTTGTCTGGTTCCTCAAAAGGCTATCTTAGCAAGACCTTAAAGCTGGCCCTGGGTGATAAAGAAGCAAAAGGGGTCATGGACTCTATTTTCGGCGGTGAGAGCAATAGTCTGGAAGCGATGAAATGGATGGACTCGGGAACCATCACTGAACTGATTGTTGATGAGCACCCACAACTTCAGGCGGTGGTATTGACCTATCTGGGAGCCACGCAGGCTACCGACGTATTGATGCGCCTTCCAGCCAAGAATCATCAGGATTTATTGTCACGAGTCGCTCGACTGCAAGAATTACACCCATCTATTATCGAAGAGCTTAACATTATATTTGATGCCAATGTCGGCAAAATGAGCACCAGCCAGAATACGACCGTCAGTGGTCTTCGTCAGGTGGCCGATATAATGAACCGGATGAATGATACTTCGGTGCAGAATCTGTTGAGTTACTTTAAGGAGCAGGACAAGAAACTGGCTGAGCAGATTGAACAACAGATGTTCCTCTTTGAACACCTTATGCGCCTCGATGAAGACGCGCTGCGTAAGGTCATGGCGGAGGTCAGCCAGGATATTCTGGCTCTGGCGCTCAAGGGGGCTGCTCAGGAGATGGTTGATTCTGTGGTAGGTACCATGACCAAACGAAGCGCCAAATTCCTGCTTGAAGATATTGAAAACCTCGGCCCGGTGCGTGCCAGTCAGGTTCAGTCTGCCCGAAATGATGTGCTTCGGGCAGCGCGACAGCTGGCTGCATCCGGTGAGATAGAGCTGAGCTTTAATGATGAGGACGAGATGATCGGGTAATGCCAATCAATATCCATCACGTTTTTCATAATACTAACAGCAGGTTGGTTCATGACAAACAGACAAAAAATATGGCAGCCTGAAACAGCTGCCTTCAAACGGTTTCTCTTTCCGGTCCATCGCAAGCCGGGGGAAGTTCAGAGTTCAGAGATAGATCAACAAACTGCCGACCACAGCGCTTTCCAGCCTGAAGAAACGGTTCAAAATAAAGTGCCAGCCACCCGGGAATCCATTGAGCCCTCTGCTGAAGTATTGCAGAGTATTCTGGAGCAGGGTATTGAGAAAGGCTATGCCAAAGGTGTGGAAGAAGGCCGCCGAATGGGCTTTGAAGAAGGAAGAGAGCTGGGCGTCAGAGAAGGTGGGCGTATTGCTACTGAGGAGCAGAAAAAACTGGTATCCCTGCTGCGAAAAGAAATGTCTGAATTTCGCTCTGGTGGCAATTATGGCGGCGACGAAAAGATCAGCTGGCTGGGAAAAGTTATAGAAGAAACCTGTCGTCAGGTAGTGCGCCGGGAACTGATGACTTCTCCGGAACAGATAGTCTCTGTAGTCAGGGAAACTCTGAGTATCATGCCTGAGGATGCTCAGTACACCATTC
This window harbors:
- the fliE gene encoding flagellar hook-basal body complex protein FliE, whose protein sequence is MDIKGLNPDSLSVLLKNRPAPILPSAIESEGVTTSGFGNLLQQAIEKVNDLQQQSSGMMHKIETGESDDLMGTMIAMQKSSISFQALMQVRNKAVTAYEDIMRMQI
- a CDS encoding flagellar protein FlgN, with amino-acid sequence MTLMTTEKNDNKSGTYSVSAEKKLLDNIRDALALTRKLEAVLSKAHNLMLERNIAALETHLETQVKLLDMLHLNASLREHYLKEAGLSPDPAGIRTFLQIISSTPKSETTLKQWQQLEITAGRCRSLNQANGKLLSRLAASTNQIIDVVFSSQEPAPYNQQGICERKLG
- a CDS encoding FliH/SctL family protein — translated: MTNRQKIWQPETAAFKRFLFPVHRKPGEVQSSEIDQQTADHSAFQPEETVQNKVPATRESIEPSAEVLQSILEQGIEKGYAKGVEEGRRMGFEEGRELGVREGGRIATEEQKKLVSLLRKEMSEFRSGGNYGGDEKISWLGKVIEETCRQVVRRELMTSPEQIVSVVRETLSIMPEDAQYTIHVNPVNAELLKKLKPDFGAAWQVVEDHELQMNDCRIISSQTEAEARMESRLVECLDIIRENLPAAMEDAG
- the fliF gene encoding flagellar basal-body MS-ring/collar protein FliF produces the protein MAESDTKAAPEPAPEEKEVKPAWREALDRANRVVKKNRRYQVVLMVLFAVSVALMSVFWLWSQSPDYQPLYGNQELYDVASVVNVLDQNNIAYKIHPASGQVMVDVGRLSDARMQLAVSGVQARMPEGLETLDGQEIGTSQFVENVRYRRGLEGELAQTIISLKPVRNARIHLALPKQSSFIRKQGKPSASVFVDLFPGYRLSNEQIEGIVNLVAASVANMNRSDVSVIDQSGKLLSSDVLLGNSVLSEASKQLDFKRQVEAHFQQRISALLEPLVGAANFRAQVSANVDFEQVVQTVEQYDPGAPVLRSEQGREVATSGLGARGIPGALSNQPPNEEGQAEEEQSSNIQSEFVRNYEVDKVIRQVANHQGRVQKLSVAVVLNEQPDEALGIGDWDQARIATIQQMIIDATGIDQARGDQISIHTAPFVPVTHVEPVGLAWWQQPQVLYFVKYGCGTLLGILVIMFLLRPMMKQITLKMNEPEVIPQITQETETQFDEKGRKVIFDDTFDLLPPELADFETQVTQMRELSTKAPARVAQVIKLWMNSYE
- a CDS encoding OmpA family protein, which produces MLFSDDLRRFQKLLIFGLAIFGFSLLLLSRSSANSVREFPQELSLHKWELTTSRFECRMNSKVTGLGSIVLNAAAGGVHYITLEPDFFIKEARHIRVGVQQSPWRHSHYLNALGGVEAGPDKQFEMRINVARVVEDMQQGHQLVIEIEREAVKPVHIKIPAMNFQKTAATFYKCYGELLALNYQQAKETLFYYSSSGSRISSEQLSHLDDLATYILVDKSVTNVAIDAHTDSRGDRLENLQLSKVRASRIYRYLRAKGIPEQRLTMRFHGDRYPVATNATVAGRNKNRRVKITLSRR
- the fliG gene encoding flagellar motor switch protein FliG encodes the protein MSENQRTLPSRPPTPKDIAILLLSLGEKGAAQVFKHLSQREVRQISTTMATISPLKRDQVQEVLDLFFHTYRYDSALSGSSKGYLSKTLKLALGDKEAKGVMDSIFGGESNSLEAMKWMDSGTITELIVDEHPQLQAVVLTYLGATQATDVLMRLPAKNHQDLLSRVARLQELHPSIIEELNIIFDANVGKMSTSQNTTVSGLRQVADIMNRMNDTSVQNLLSYFKEQDKKLAEQIEQQMFLFEHLMRLDEDALRKVMAEVSQDILALALKGAAQEMVDSVVGTMTKRSAKFLLEDIENLGPVRASQVQSARNDVLRAARQLAASGEIELSFNDEDEMIG